The following proteins are encoded in a genomic region of Necator americanus strain Aroian chromosome II, whole genome shotgun sequence:
- a CDS encoding hypothetical protein (NECATOR_CHRII.G4641.T1), whose protein sequence is MGKRLAPTLAISFMAKIEAPVLELRPLFYSRYIDDCFVFSATKAEMDKCFDLLNRQSEHIKLAREKPQGNWLPFLNIQVGISNGTYQTKWYRKPGNKNISVHFLSAHPFHMKKAVLNNMFRMAGTVCS, encoded by the coding sequence ATGGGGAAGAGATTAGCTCCCACCTtagctatttcatttatggccAAAATTGAAGCACCTGTTCTGGAACTACGTCCGTTGTTCTACTCTCGGTACATTGACGATTGTTTTGTCTTCAGCGCCACCAAAGCGGAGATGGAcaaatgttttgacttgttgaaCCGACAGTCCGAACACATAAAACTTGCTAGGGAGAAACCACAGGGCAACtggcttccttttttgaacatccAGGTTGGCATCTCAAACGGTACGTACCAAACGAAATGGTATCGTAAGCCCGGTAATAAAAACATTtcggttcattttctttctgctcatccatttCATATGAAGAAAGCTGTGCTTAACAACATGTTCCGCATGGCAGGAACCGTTTGTAGTTGa
- a CDS encoding hypothetical protein (NECATOR_CHRII.G4641.T2): MVLLKACLDCNIFRWSGNYFAQLRALAMGKRLAPTLAISFMAKIEAPVLELRPLFYSRYIDDCFVFSATKAEMDKCFDLLNRQSEHIKLAREKPQGNWLPFLNIQVGISNGTYQTKWYRKPGNKNISVHFLSAHPFHMKKAVLNNMFRMAGTVCS, from the coding sequence ATGGTTCTTCTCAAGGCGTGCCTCGACTGCAATATCTTTAGATGGTCCGGAAATTACTTTGCACAGCTTAGAGCTTTAGCTATGGGGAAGAGATTAGCTCCCACCTtagctatttcatttatggccAAAATTGAAGCACCTGTTCTGGAACTACGTCCGTTGTTCTACTCTCGGTACATTGACGATTGTTTTGTCTTCAGCGCCACCAAAGCGGAGATGGAcaaatgttttgacttgttgaaCCGACAGTCCGAACACATAAAACTTGCTAGGGAGAAACCACAGGGCAACtggcttccttttttgaacatccAGGTTGGCATCTCAAACGGTACGTACCAAACGAAATGGTATCGTAAGCCCGGTAATAAAAACATTtcggttcattttctttctgctcatccatttCATATGAAGAAAGCTGTGCTTAACAACATGTTCCGCATGGCAGGAACCGTTTGTAGTTGa